Proteins from one Flavobacterium sp. N2038 genomic window:
- a CDS encoding SDR family oxidoreductase yields MAVNTKIALVTGGSRGLGKNMAIAIAKKGIDVIITYNSKKEEADLVVKEIESLGQRAASLQLNVAKSDTFEAFLGEVKTTLKNTFNTDKFDFLINNAGIGIHKPFIETTEADFDELSNIQFKGPFFLTQKSLNVMNDGGGIVNISTGLARFSFPGYAAYASMKGAMETLTKYQAKELGGRKIKVNIVAPGAIETDFGHGAVRDNEQLNQHIASLTALGRVGLPDDIGGVVAFLCTEEARWINAQRIEVSGGMNL; encoded by the coding sequence ATGGCAGTAAATACAAAAATAGCTTTGGTAACCGGAGGTAGCAGAGGCTTAGGAAAAAACATGGCAATCGCAATTGCAAAAAAAGGAATCGATGTGATAATAACGTACAACAGCAAAAAAGAAGAAGCAGATTTGGTTGTAAAAGAAATCGAAAGCTTAGGTCAGAGAGCAGCTTCCCTTCAATTGAATGTAGCTAAGTCGGATACTTTTGAGGCATTTTTAGGAGAAGTTAAAACAACTTTAAAGAATACTTTTAATACTGATAAATTTGATTTCCTGATTAATAATGCCGGAATCGGAATCCACAAACCTTTTATCGAAACTACAGAAGCTGATTTTGACGAATTAAGTAATATTCAGTTTAAAGGGCCATTCTTTTTGACACAAAAGTCATTGAACGTTATGAATGATGGTGGCGGAATTGTAAATATTTCAACAGGTTTGGCTCGTTTTTCATTTCCGGGATATGCGGCTTATGCTTCTATGAAAGGAGCAATGGAAACTCTAACAAAATATCAGGCAAAAGAATTAGGCGGAAGAAAAATCAAAGTAAATATTGTGGCTCCGGGGGCCATCGAAACTGACTTTGGTCATGGCGCCGTGAGAGACAATGAACAACTAAATCAGCATATTGCCTCCTTAACGGCTTTAGGAAGAGTTGGTTTACCGGATGATATTGGAGGTGTCGTCGCTTTTTTATGTACAGAAGAGGCGCGCTGGATAAACGCACAACGCATTGAAGTTTCAGGAGGAATGAATCTATAA